The genomic stretch AAATTTCTAACCTGTAAGGTAGTGTTTGGAACTTCAAATTAAGATTTGATagctaaaattaaaatttttattttaaaatataaaattttagttatCTTCAATACttttaaatacttttaaaaagtaAAGACATATAATATTAAACTTTTTTAGAGATATAAATTAACATTTTAgtaatatttattttcaattttttaaattttaaatctaattttatattttctttttcatcaaaATATGAAATATATAATTTACTCTTATACACTTTATACTAAACATaatacaattatttatttaatattttttttttcagtttttatcttttcgtttctatttttggtttcaatttctttttcaaatacaACTTAACAATTCAACTAGTTTAATTTCTGATTCATAAATAATGAagattatttgattttaatatataggAGCCACTTAGATAAATACgtttaaaatgttttttttttttaaagatatttttaagtaattaaactttaatatatataattgattaaactatgttattttttatcaaaactagatcaaataaattgatttggCTAAAAAATCGATAAACTATATTTTGAattggtctaaattaatatttttttatacaaaataattacaatatttttattataaaaaataactaaaatattcttatatatatattttttaaaaatcctaaattttaacCTTTTTTTTGTGTCGGGttagaattttagatttttaaaattaaaaaatatataataaaaatattttagtaattttctataataaagttattatagtcattttctataaaaaagaatattaatttaattcgGTTTAAGActtaatttattgattttttgaccaaattaatttgtatgatctaattttgacaaaaataatatagttaatcaattatatatattaaattttagttaataataaacatctttaaaaaaaagacgttttaagcATCTTTATTGAAGCGTCTCCTTTAATAtataagattattattattatcagaAGTAGTTATTATGTTTACCAGTTGAACAACACCATTGCTATTAGATCCTTCTCCATTGCATATAACATCAACATTTGCAGCCTTTGATATTAAGCATGGAAACATCTCCTTCCATTGATTCTGCAAGAAcaataatgtaaaaaaaaaaaaaatacatacatattaaaaaatgaataatttaatttgtgCATATTATGTtaggtttttaaaaaaaaaaaaacattttaagTATTCAACTAATAATTAACAAAAGTAGTTGGCTCAATCATTCATTATTTTTaaagtaataatatatatgaataataacTCAAATAAGgtggaaactcaggtgcagtcgacttcacgtgaaattaATAGGTGAAAGcagttagatgaaaatttagtcaaatcagtcaaatcatctaacgactctcagctatcaacttcacgtaaagtcgaCTGCAACTGAGTTTTCAACTTCGAATAATATTTGACTAATAGTATAATATATATACTTACCACATCTAGAAAACTTTGGACAAGACTTGATAGGTCCATAAAAACAATTCCATTTTCTCTTGATGCTTCAATGGACATGTTTGACCTTCTTCCAATAATTCTTGAATTATTGTGAACCTCAAAAACCTTCTCATATTCATCATAGTTGAGTATTTCTCTACCAGTTTCAACACTACGAACCCATAAAGGTTCTCCAATAGTAGCCATCTTTATGAGTTCCTCTATTGCTTGGTTCACTATCTCCATTATCCTTGATTTTTCAACCCCAAAAATTCCATTGTAAAAATCCATTGATGAGCTTCTTCTATTATTATCTACTTGCTCATGGCTCGTAGAACATGAAGGGTACATTATTGTTCCATCTGATGGGTATTTCCCTGAAACTTCTCGTAGCTTCTCTACCTGTATataagaattcaaaaagattattgaaatattatataatttcaCACATGTATACAAAATTTGCATACTAAACAATAATAATAGACATAGATGTATTGATAAAAATGGAGTGGCCGCGAAGAATCAAATacatttatttttatgtgaaattgataattgaaaatcattaaattatttgataaatttGACTAAGTTATTATATTCTCGATTATCAACTCCACACGAAGATATATAACTGCATGCAATGCAAGTTTTCATCAAATAGAGTTAAAATATGGTGCATGTTATGGTGCCTATATATACTTATCTTATTTactaaaaaatagataaaaattaatatttaaattaaaaaatataaaaataaataattttttaatatttaaaacttaCCATAAAAAACAAATTCGATAATTTCGAAACCAAAATTATAGATACCACAAAATTTGCCATCAAAATATTATATGAACATACATATGTAGGGTATATATATACCTAATAACCCTAATTTTTTCATTCATTTCACAAAAAAGTTgatagttatatatatatatatatatatatatatataaatacctCAGCTTTGAGTTTGGCATTTTCTAAACGAAGTTGTtgttcttcaatggagatggtGGAGCTATCATCAGTGATAGTAGAAGTGGTGGCCATGGCCATGCCACAGTTAGGGCAACAAGATTTGCTTATGGCCTCTCTCATGGCCTTATTTTCCTCCGTTAATTTCTCTATTTCTTTCTTCAACAACGAACTTTCATGTCGCTCTTGTATTGCCTGGccaaattgaagaaaaaaaatttgcatgacgacttaataattataatgaattagttaaaataatttcaataaaacAGAATCTTGCGATCACAATTATTGTTCTCTTGAAAAATCATTTATACTGCATCTATGGACACGATTAAAgtaaaaagtaattatttttactaaaataaaattatatataattagatacatgtgtaaaataattttacactaacaatatattaaaatcaaattttttaataaaaattcatgAATAGTTATATCTAACGATAAACATAtgaattaaacaaaattaatatacaaTTAATTAGGTACCTTGATTTGGGTTCGACGATTTTGGAACCAAAACTTGACTTGACTTGGAGCAAGGCCTAATTGCTTGCTGAGTTGTTTCCTTTGGCTTTCATCTGGATGGGGAGATTCTTTGAAAACCCTAATTAATAGTAATAAATACTCATCTCAGCTTTTTAATTATTAGCTGATTTAATTATCTATATATCATCAAGCTTCAATAATAATTCGTACATATACATATTTGTATGCATCTATTGAAGTAATGACACAaactagaaaaattaaaaggcCCTTAGAGAAAAAGTAGTACTTGTTTTATATTTTCACGTTGttatttaaatgaaaaaattatttcaCTTTTACTCATTTATGGTTGTATGTAAAAACAAAAggaattatttttcaatttcattggTAGTCCAATTACTGCAAAATTAGAGTACGAACCAAATTTTGTAGTCCCTGCATGCGAAAACAATGCATGTGAAATTAAGAAATAATGATAAAAAcataatttgttttattttaacaaagtcagaaaataataattttttatatctaaattaaaatagcCTTATAATCACTGGttcacatttttattttatttttgaaaaaaatctaAGGTAAAATTGATATTGATAATCTACTTGGAAATTGGAATATAAACAGGatccaaattcaaattttttaacgATAATATTAGAGAGACAAAAAAAACTTAGAACTTGctttatttaattagtattcattaattgttatagtaattaataaagagcaatgctaggggccagcaatttttgtaATTGATAGCCAGCAAATAGCCATTAATGATaatttaatggtgtgagattgatGTGAGATTTTATCCAATGACTCACATTTCTCGCTGATTATATGCTGACCAAAATTCAACAAAACTGATGGTCCCCTAAACTTTTTCATTAATAAATACTGTATAAAATAAATTCCAACTCGACTGATtttgacaaaattttttttattaccaaacaTTTTCGTTAATTTTTGACCTGATTTCTTACTGAATGTGTCTCAACAATATATCTTTGATTATTACCAACACATAGATTGAAAGAAAGGGTTTGGCTTTCAAAAGGAAATTAaaggttatatatatattgacaTAATTATGATGACAAATACATAGAGTAGCAAATCTAAAAAGCAAAAgctgttaaaatttttaagcTAGTAAGCTTTAGCTTTTAATCATTGATCTTCCTTTTATTATGACCCTCATATATGGCAAACTCTTCTCATCATAGCAAACTACTACTCTATCTTTGACTTGCCAAGAAActatgaaataattaattaattaattcatcCATAATAataaccacaaattaatactatACGTACGTAATTATAAATTAGTTAACACCCAACATGCCGCatattcataaattaaaatatgtaaagtttgaatctttgtcgtcttggttaattaattagaattgcATGTTGCTCTTTTCTAACAAATAAAGATCCAATACACCCTAAAAAGAATAAAAGTGTAAGAAAACAGCAATAATGCttgttatttgcaaccatgatTCACTGTTATTGTCCCCACTACTCATACCAAATGcaaacataaatatatatatatacacaaatgaaaatgaaattcttATATAGAGAGCAAATCAATAAAGAGCTAGCGGTTGTAATATTTTGCAGGTGAATTAGACAGTAGACTATTATTTAgtgttaatttttgtttaatttattttttatataaattttaaatatttaaaaaatatatatttttatattttttaaattaaatattaatttttaagttcTTTTAACAAgttagatattattttatagATATTATAGTAATcacctatatattttatatatcaaatttattgaattttaattattctgtCCCATAGGTTATATAGCAAGATCGGTAGCTTAGCTTGCTCTTTTATTATAGTACACTTCTTAAAACCAAATTGTCTTTAATTAGGTGAAatcttgatattttaatattagattgtttatagataaacatatatgtacaattatttttatgtgatgttattaattataaattattaaataatttaatatatttaattaaattattatttaataaattttaattatcaaattcaCATTAAGATAATTATATGTGACTTTCATCTCATTTATAACAAAAATTCgcattatatatataagtaaaagttaactattattattacttgattcTTTACTACTGGGGTGGTGACAGTACATTTGTAAATTGAAAAATGACATGTCTATGTAAATGTATGAAGGACCAtgctaattaattaaaaaaaaaacatattctACGtaatataagaatttaattttttatgcatTCCCAATATAAAAATTcttacataaataattaattgtgtattattatattagccaaaataattaatttttaaatttattacttaaaaaattaattaaatacataaatctaataaaaaattatataaatatttatactattaatatatgaaaattaaattctaatacaaaaatattacaACTTAGTAAAAGGAATATATATAGAcaatgaaaaatatattttaaatttaattttaatacattatttattattataaacatTTTTACGTAtacatttaattatatatagttAACAACAAAAGTAACTACTAAAGAAAATATAATTACATCATTGGGCGaaacattttaaattatatatttcttAGTAGTACTTTtctttggtaaaaaaattaataaccatGTAAGtatacacaaaaaaaatatattagtatattaattattaagtatagaatatatattaaaatataaaatatattaaaaataaattaaataatatatatttatacacaaatatataatatctgatttagttattaattttttatatatatatttaatatttttaaaaattatttttttttagattttatcATTAACCACTGCTATTAGTATTACTGGTCATagaatttaatataaaatccaTATTAAAATAGTTATCAATAGTAGAAATATATAATGTGCCGATCAAAAAAATCACAGATCGAACTGCCgtaatctttttatttaacgGTGATTACGTAAATGGCTGTCGCAATCCTCCGCCTGTGTTGTAGGTACAAGCTaagcaatttttttaattttttttcacttgttattataataattaagaGCATCAATTATAATACCTAAGCAAGTATGGGCGaaaattttatcatttattGTGAAActagaaaagcaaaaaaaaaaaaaaaattgaaaacattaTTTACGTACGCTTCCATTTCTCTGATCTGCTCCGCGGTGTGCCTATGATacttccttcttttcttcttcttcttgctcccATCGTCGTCACCAccatcctcatcatcatcctctGATCTTGATCTCAACGGCCCAGAATTCTCGCTGCTTACATCAacggtggtggtggtggtggtgtccTCTTTCCTTGAACACTCTCTACTTCCCTCATCCCCTACTTCCTCTACTTGGTTATTAAAAATCCCAGCCTTCAAtaccattaaaaaaaaaaaaaacaagaatcAACTCTCTTAATTTAATCATAAATAATCAATTATAGCTactaaaatcaaaatcaaattcaaaatctttaaattagaaaatagtttttttattattaattaattacttataTATGCATACACGCATATGTGAAAGAGAGTAGGTCTAATAATTTGTTGCAAAGAAGAtcatatatatgtattattggATTAATTAAATAGATTCATATATATCTAGTTAACTATGTTATAGTATATGTTATAGTAGCTAGTAGTGATTCTAGAGGGagttatattatatattatataagaTATGTTATTATTGTACTTACAAGGGtgagggagagagttggagagGAGAACAAGTCCTTATTGGTGTTTGAAGACATGTCCATTCCCATTAGCTACGAAgaataacacacacacacacactcaataacgtttaatttgatgattttcTAAGAAGCAAAAATGGTGGGAGAGGTTGGTGTCTTCTtcatagagagagagagagaaagaaagagttAAGAGAGTGAAAAAGGGTTGAGAGTTGAGACTCTTGAGAGACGTAAGGACTACTGCTCAATATTTAAgaatataaaaacaaaagaggGGAACTCGCTATCttgttttttatctttattttatttttcaactttattttttttttattttgataatgtATGTATGTAGAAGGTAaagtattttgaaaaaaaaaatcttaaataattttttataattattttaaaagacaacaaaatttttaataaaaaatatttttttggccattgattttttttatgagactgattattttttgtcaatattttttCTCTGCATTAACGAAATAAATCTATATGACATATTAAACTGTTGATTTATTCGTTAAAAGTTAactaaaattgataaaaaaaattttaaaaatttcgtTATTTTTTAGGATAATTATCAAGactgtttaaattttttttcttttttaaatatattatttaaatttattgtgtaaaactaaaaaatatgagtgatttttaacttatttttatttataacaattgaatgaaatatatattagtaataaatgtgtcgcataaacatatttaaaaaaaaattattaacaaacGATTAACCAATGTCACgaaattaaatatcaaaaattgaaatgtgcattttttttattacagaTTTCATAGTCCTTCAAAAAAAAATGATCGAATCCAAATAATTATTCACtcaagtattttttatatttctaataaatttttaaagtatatTTTACCCTTACCTTAAACTTCTGAACACTTTCgtttaatgaaattaaaatatattataaataaaaacacTAATATTAAGACAGCTATATGTATTATCCTTAATATGTAacatttaacattaatttcattttttattaataaaggAACTATTCATGGTGTTATCAGATTAGTTTTCATTTATTTTGATAccatttataaaatatttattataagagtgagatatttttattaatggtgcaatatcatttattattaaatgatttgaaaagataaattaattataccacaataaataataatattggtAGGAATAAGATTGACAATTAGAAAGAATCCATTTCATAATTCGAGAAAAAGACCCAACAAGAATTTTAGAAACGTAGTTTTCTATATAAGTGTTAActttatattaaaaaatcatgtccataattaattaaataatcatGTTATTATATGACAGCAGCTGAGTCTCCAATTTATTAATGATAAAATCTCTTCCACATCCAAGTTTAggatttttgtttaattaaggAGGATTAATCCGTTACGAatttaaatttcatttaaagGTTGATCGTTAAATAAGTTATTgcatacaaaataaaatttgagtttTCGACACTTATTTAAAgtttaaatagataaataagttaattatttgaCTAATATAAAttggtttaattttttatttttaacctttgataaggagaaaaaaaattagttatacaaattttatttttttggagtcatcttttaaatttcagttagaagattttttttattgtttactATATCTCTCAATCTGACATATAAGactgtatttattttttagaacaGGATGAGATAAGATATTAAGAACAAGATATAAAGATTAGAGACACAAAATGTTGTATTCATGAAAAATTATAACaaactataaaaatttaatttattctcatttttttaatccaaaaaatttgagaaaaaagatataataataaaaaattaacaagaataataaaaaaaataaaaaataagttttgtTCCTTGTTAATGTCTCTGTGTTCTTCATGTGAATGTatacaaaatacactaattcagtaTTTCTAGATACAATATCTCTATTCATATTTCATCTGTCAAACATGATTTTGTGTCTTTGTGTTCTTATTTCGATGTCCCGTCCCTATAAGCAAATGCAGCTTAAAAAATTAATTCGTCGTGaatttaaactttatttaaaGATCTGCTGTTGGCTAATAAACTACTATAAGACGTGATTCGAACATTGGACTAGCGAAAACACAGAAAAGTCAACAAATACAACAAAACAGAAGCTGGTCCATTCGATCAAGTTGGTCcatgtattttttatatgaaaacagGCCTAAGGCCCATAAAGTACATGGCCAAAAAACAGAAGTTCCGACCCAAAAACACAGAAAAGTCAACAAAATTgagaatttttattttcagagaagtaattttatttgatttcgATATCTTTTTTGTGGTTCACATTGCTTGGCTTTGAATATTGTGGTTCTCACTTCTCAGTCCCTGTCTCCGAACTCTGAACTCAGTGGCACTCATCTTGCAGCAGTGTACTGTTCCAAAGGTTTGTGGTAGCACTTTGGAGTTGGAAATGGCTTCCACTGTTGCAAGCTTGCTACCACCGTTGCTGGTTCATGGTCGACAATCACATGCTGTGACCATGCATAGTTTCCCCCTTTCTCCTCTTTTTGGTAACCCTTTTTACTtgtttgtatttattttatttttaatttctaagtTGAATTTTTTCCCCACGTGCACTGTGCGTCTGCAAAGTTTGATTTCTTCTGTGATTGTCAATTCTTCAATTTTAGGTTTTGATTTAAggttttttctttccttttaattttttaattttgattttatttaaagTGTAGTTAGTATAAGTCCAATTGAATAAcctttttttaaagaaattaaattttctAATAAGTAATAACACAATGTACCATTAGAATATTTCCATTATACAATTTGGTTGAAGTAGATTCTAGAGTAAAATGACAAATAAACACGAGGATCTATATTTCAGACAGATTAGtcctaaagaaaaaaaaagtaccaATAAAGTTCTATAGGATAACAAACGTAGATAAGTTAGTTCAAATTAAGATTTTTTATCCTAAACTCTAGACCCTAAACTGCCTGAAGTGGAAATCCTCACAGGTTTATTTGTCACTTTACTGTAAGTTTTATATGTACAATTCATCAAAGATGTTGTACTGGATTGGATTCAGTTTAAAAgattattattgtatttgtgATTTTAAAGTGTGATTTTAATGCACATTAAGATTACATTTGAACTTTTGTGTCTACGGATCAATTGTAACTATGTCCTTGTCATCATCGTTCCACATCTTTCATTTGATTATCTATAACTTCTGCTGATGCATAATGAGGTGAAAATCTCATGTACGGTTCTGTAGAGTGGCAGTAAGGGTGACTTATCTATCACTGCCTTTGTATTCCTGATTCGATTTTATTTGCCTATTTTTATTTCGTAGAGAGACGAAACCATACTGCTTTTGTTGTGAAGGCCTCTGGAGATAGTTCTGAATCTTCTACTACTCTTACTGTTTTCAAGACGGTTCAGAATGTTGTGAGTTTCTCCTTCCACTCGTCTCTCATTCAAAGGATAGATGTGGACCATACAAATAAGTTGATGACTGTCTTTTTTCCCCTTTTCATTTTAAAACAGTGGGATAAACCTGAGGACCGGTTGGGACTAATTGGTTTAGGCTTTTCAGCTGTAGTAGCAGTTTGGGCATCAGCAAATTTAATCACGGTAATTTAAGTATTTAACTTGATCATTGAGATATCATGATCCAGACAAACATCTCTTGAGCCAGTTCACAATATATTCTTTTGTCAAAGTATCTGAACACTAGGCAAATGGTATCTAGATATGTTGATTTTGAGTATCAAATTAGTCAAAGtgaaatttgttttcaaatatAGGGAGATTGTTTAATGAATATTCATTTGCAGCATTCTAATATTGTTTTTGCCTTTGTGAATTTTGTACATAGGCTGTTGACAAATTACCAATTATCCCTACTGCACTAGAATTAATTGGGATACTATTTACTGCGGTAAGTGATTACAGATTGAATCCTCTATTTATTATTCTTAATGTGCTTAATGTTGTCTAGTAATATAAACTTCTCTTTTTATTTCAGTGGTTTACATATCGATATCTCTTGTTCAAACCCGACCGGTAAGTATTATTGCTCACCTTCATCTTGATATTGACTACATCATAATATTAATAGCATTGGTCCAAATCTACGTCAAATGACTAATTATAACCATGCAAAATTGGTTGATGATTAAAGCTACCTTGTAAAGAGACTAACCTGTCTCAATTATAGTGGTTAATGATTTTTTTCCTACAATACTTTCTTAAATAGGATCTTTTTTGCTTGTCCTTTGTGACAGAGATCTCAATAAATTGGCTAGTATTGTACCTAATTTGCAAGCAATTTCATTTGAATGTTTTTTACTTACACAGGGAAGAGCTCTTTAGAATCCTGAACAAGTCAGTATCAGATATTTTGGGCCAGTAATTTGTGCTTCCAAAATGTTCCTGTAGATTGCAATTTTAAGTGTAGATTATGAGTTGCTGTAAAAGTTCTTCTGTTGGAGGATTGGATGAAAAGATGCAGCAAGAATTGTAGAAAGGGTCTTGTTTGTAGGGTGAATGATCAATGTGTTACACATCAATGAATTAAAGCTTGCATCTATTTGCTTAAGCTTCTTTTTCACCGGAAACACTTAAATAGGAAGGGTGAGAGCACCTTTCTACATAGATCAAATAAATCATGTTTTTATCGTAAATTATGTTGATAAATAATTCATTAACATGTTGTATCTTACTATCCTTTCCCATCTCGCTCCctaaaataattcaaaaaatatggTGAAGTGTGAACTAATATAACATGTATATATGCACAATGCACTCAAATTTAAGGCCAACTTTGTCATAGATAATTGCATGTCATTTTCAAAGCAAGCTATCCCTGTGAAAGAAAGATACTTATAACGCATTTAAATATAGTTATTCCATGATAGTAGTATTATTCCAAATGTTTATTCATTAACTAATCAACCTTTATTTTTCTATGAGAAATTCATGCTTTTATAATCATCTTTTGGTTGTGTAAGTAATATAAAAGTTATGCTTATGAGTATgagaatattttatataaaattctaTATAAGGAATATAATGTTTGGTCGTTACACTGGATATGCTGATatcttaaaagttaaaactccattattttattctttaaacGACAAAATTCGAGATTTCATATACATCAATATTAACCTCTAAATTTAATACTTTTCAGAAGATgacaatataaaattataatatcacttcatacaaaaataaagtacttaaatatgttttaatttctaaaaaatattgtgaacttttattttgaaacatataaaaataattgataactgAATTTGGTTCAAATATTTCAAATAATATGTTTGTCTTAAACATATTCAAATTGGGACAATTTATTTCAAATCCTTCTATATATAATAGTCTAAACTCCTGAAACTATTTTATCATAGTTTTCTAGGATTAATATTAAAGCCAAATATTATCTTAAAAACGATTggactaaaatat from Arachis stenosperma cultivar V10309 chromosome 9, arast.V10309.gnm1.PFL2, whole genome shotgun sequence encodes the following:
- the LOC130947933 gene encoding protein CURVATURE THYLAKOID 1C, chloroplastic, yielding MASTVASLLPPLLVHGRQSHAVTMHSFPLSPLFERRNHTAFVVKASGDSSESSTTLTVFKTVQNVWDKPEDRLGLIGLGFSAVVAVWASANLITAVDKLPIIPTALELIGILFTAWFTYRYLLFKPDREELFRILNKSVSDILGQ